A section of the Etheostoma cragini isolate CJK2018 chromosome 12, CSU_Ecrag_1.0, whole genome shotgun sequence genome encodes:
- the ranbp3b gene encoding ran-binding protein 3b isoform X5: protein MLYLLSVIGPIQTEESLLCAHVIGLHILQRLQCEDKPAIAPPVFVFQKDKAQKRSAEGSSAEDGEDSDKDEGSYCPPVKRERTSSFPPPHSVPKNNVFMPSSFCQSPTGNSDSEPEEKPVGFRLKPPTLIHGQAPSSGVPSQKPKEQQRSVLRPAVLQAPPSKSHIESNSICGTNGVKKSSDGASVNQSFFLNNTEHSATLAKSQLEENSTEGKSKDGVPLDSQSEATNYFLQYISTPSSENAANSTDSGAKFVFGQNMSERVLSPPKGESSNEENKEVSAAPASEPSSQETTPEKVNSVSESLEESAAAYTKATAKKCILEKVDVKTGEESESNVLQMQCKLYVFEKTAQSWIERGRGLLRLNDMASTDDGTLQSRLVMRTQGSLRLILNTKLWPQMQVDKASEKSVRITAMDTEDQGVKVFLISASSKDIGQLAAALHHRILALKSRAEQEPETPTTTIPEAEVPQSNEDDSDEEDNASGSASASTPATSNSEGGENQATGST from the exons ATGCTATACCTGCTCAGTGTAATAGGCCCAATCCAGACAGAGGAAAGCCTTTTGTGTGCTCACGTTATAGGATTACACATTTTACAGAGGCTACAGTGTGAAG ACAAGCCTGCCATAGCAcctcctgtgtttgttttccaaaaagaTAAAGCACAGAAG CGATCTGCGGAGGGCTCAAGTGCAGAGGATGGAGAAG attcaGATAAAGACGAGGGGAGCTATTGCCCCCCTGTGAAAAGGGAAAGGACCTCATCGTTCCCACCCCCACATTCTG TTCCCAAGAACAATGTATTCATGCCCTCAAGTTTCTGCCAGTCTCCAACTGGGAACTCTGACTCTGAGCCAG AGGAGAAGCCTGTAGGATTCCGTTTAAAGCCACCAACTCTCATACATGGACAGGCACCAAGTTCAG GCGTCCCAAGTCAGAAACCCAAGGAGCAGCAACGCAGTGTCCTCCGCCCTGCAGTTCTCCAGGCGCCGCCCTCTAAATCACATATAGAGTCCA ATTCCATTTGTGGAACCAACGGTGTGAAAAAGTCCTCAGATGGGGCATCTGTGAACCAGTCCTTCTTCCTGAACAACACAGAGCACTCAGCCACCCTGGCCAAGTCACAG ttGGAAGAGAACAGTACAGAAGGCAAGTCAAAGGATGGTGTTCCGCTGGACTCTCAATCAGAGGCCACTAATTATTTCTTACAGTACATCTCTACACCAAG TTCAGAAAATGCCGCAAACAGTACAGACAGTGGGGCAAAATTTGTTTTTGGGCAGAACATGTCTGAACGAGTTCTG AGTCCCCCGAAGGGCGAGTCCtcaaatgaggaaaataaagaagttTCAGCTGCCCCTGCTTCAGAGCCCTCATCACAGGAAACCACACCAGAGAAGG TGAACAGCGTGTCAGAGTCTTTGGAGGAGTCTGCAGCAGCTTACACCAAAGCCACAGCCAAGAAGTGCATCTTAGAGAAAGTTGACGTCAAAACTGGAGAGGAATCAGAAAGCAACGTTTTGCAG ATGCAGTGCAAGTTATATGTTTTTGAGAAGACAGCTCAGTCGTGGATAGAGAGAGGTCGAGGTTTGCTGAGGCTCAACGACATGGCATCAACAGACGACGGCACGCTACAGTCCCGTCTAG TGATGAGGACCCAGGGCAGCCTCCGGTTGATCCTCAACACTAAACTTTGGCCCCAGATGCAGGTGGACAAGGCCAGCGAGAAGAGTGTACGAATCACTGCCATGGACACAGAGGACCAGGGGGTCAAGGTCTTTCTAATATCG gCTAGCTCTAAGGACATAGGTCAACTGGCTGCAGCGTTACATCACCGTATCTTAGCCCTGAAGAGCAGGGCAGAGCAGGAGCCTGAGACCCCAACGACAACCATCCCTGAGGCCGAGGTACCACAGTCTAACGAGGACGACAGCGATGAGGAAGACAATGCCTCTGGCTCAGCTTCAGCCTCCACTCCTGCTACGA GTAattcagagggaggagagaaccAGGCAACAGGAAGCACATAG
- the ranbp3b gene encoding ran-binding protein 3b isoform X2: MLYLLSVIGPIQTEESLLCAHVIGLHILQRLQCEDKPAIAPPVFVFQKDKAQKRSAEGSSAEDGEDSDKDEGSYCPPVKRERTSSFPPPHSEEKPVGFRLKPPTLIHGQAPSSGVPSQKPKEQQRSVLRPAVLQAPPSKSHIESNSICGTNGVKKSSDGASVNQSFFLNNTEHSATLAKSQKHENEEDGASGNRDGDEREKKETDVAISFVFGQNIKDRAKLEENSTEGKSKDGVPLDSQSEATNYFLQYISTPSSENAANSTDSGAKFVFGQNMSERVLSPPKGESSNEENKEVSAAPASEPSSQETTPEKVNSVSESLEESAAAYTKATAKKCILEKVDVKTGEESESNVLQMQCKLYVFEKTAQSWIERGRGLLRLNDMASTDDGTLQSRLVMRTQGSLRLILNTKLWPQMQVDKASEKSVRITAMDTEDQGVKVFLISASSKDIGQLAAALHHRILALKSRAEQEPETPTTTIPEAEVPQSNEDDSDEEDNASGSASASTPATSNSEGGENQATGST, from the exons ATGCTATACCTGCTCAGTGTAATAGGCCCAATCCAGACAGAGGAAAGCCTTTTGTGTGCTCACGTTATAGGATTACACATTTTACAGAGGCTACAGTGTGAAG ACAAGCCTGCCATAGCAcctcctgtgtttgttttccaaaaagaTAAAGCACAGAAG CGATCTGCGGAGGGCTCAAGTGCAGAGGATGGAGAAG attcaGATAAAGACGAGGGGAGCTATTGCCCCCCTGTGAAAAGGGAAAGGACCTCATCGTTCCCACCCCCACATTCTG AGGAGAAGCCTGTAGGATTCCGTTTAAAGCCACCAACTCTCATACATGGACAGGCACCAAGTTCAG GCGTCCCAAGTCAGAAACCCAAGGAGCAGCAACGCAGTGTCCTCCGCCCTGCAGTTCTCCAGGCGCCGCCCTCTAAATCACATATAGAGTCCA ATTCCATTTGTGGAACCAACGGTGTGAAAAAGTCCTCAGATGGGGCATCTGTGAACCAGTCCTTCTTCCTGAACAACACAGAGCACTCAGCCACCCTGGCCAAGTCACAG aaacatgaaaatgaggAAGATGGAGCAAGTGGTAACAGAGACGGAGacgaaagagagaagaaagagacagatgtAGCAATATCTTTTGTGTTTGGTCAGAATATTAAAGACAGAGCAAAG ttGGAAGAGAACAGTACAGAAGGCAAGTCAAAGGATGGTGTTCCGCTGGACTCTCAATCAGAGGCCACTAATTATTTCTTACAGTACATCTCTACACCAAG TTCAGAAAATGCCGCAAACAGTACAGACAGTGGGGCAAAATTTGTTTTTGGGCAGAACATGTCTGAACGAGTTCTG AGTCCCCCGAAGGGCGAGTCCtcaaatgaggaaaataaagaagttTCAGCTGCCCCTGCTTCAGAGCCCTCATCACAGGAAACCACACCAGAGAAGG TGAACAGCGTGTCAGAGTCTTTGGAGGAGTCTGCAGCAGCTTACACCAAAGCCACAGCCAAGAAGTGCATCTTAGAGAAAGTTGACGTCAAAACTGGAGAGGAATCAGAAAGCAACGTTTTGCAG ATGCAGTGCAAGTTATATGTTTTTGAGAAGACAGCTCAGTCGTGGATAGAGAGAGGTCGAGGTTTGCTGAGGCTCAACGACATGGCATCAACAGACGACGGCACGCTACAGTCCCGTCTAG TGATGAGGACCCAGGGCAGCCTCCGGTTGATCCTCAACACTAAACTTTGGCCCCAGATGCAGGTGGACAAGGCCAGCGAGAAGAGTGTACGAATCACTGCCATGGACACAGAGGACCAGGGGGTCAAGGTCTTTCTAATATCG gCTAGCTCTAAGGACATAGGTCAACTGGCTGCAGCGTTACATCACCGTATCTTAGCCCTGAAGAGCAGGGCAGAGCAGGAGCCTGAGACCCCAACGACAACCATCCCTGAGGCCGAGGTACCACAGTCTAACGAGGACGACAGCGATGAGGAAGACAATGCCTCTGGCTCAGCTTCAGCCTCCACTCCTGCTACGA GTAattcagagggaggagagaaccAGGCAACAGGAAGCACATAG
- the ranbp3b gene encoding ran-binding protein 3b isoform X1, protein MLYLLSVIGPIQTEESLLCAHVIGLHILQRLQCEDKPAIAPPVFVFQKDKAQKRSAEGSSAEDGEDSDKDEGSYCPPVKRERTSSFPPPHSVPKNNVFMPSSFCQSPTGNSDSEPEEKPVGFRLKPPTLIHGQAPSSGVPSQKPKEQQRSVLRPAVLQAPPSKSHIESNSICGTNGVKKSSDGASVNQSFFLNNTEHSATLAKSQKHENEEDGASGNRDGDEREKKETDVAISFVFGQNIKDRAKLEENSTEGKSKDGVPLDSQSEATNYFLQYISTPSSENAANSTDSGAKFVFGQNMSERVLSPPKGESSNEENKEVSAAPASEPSSQETTPEKVNSVSESLEESAAAYTKATAKKCILEKVDVKTGEESESNVLQMQCKLYVFEKTAQSWIERGRGLLRLNDMASTDDGTLQSRLVMRTQGSLRLILNTKLWPQMQVDKASEKSVRITAMDTEDQGVKVFLISASSKDIGQLAAALHHRILALKSRAEQEPETPTTTIPEAEVPQSNEDDSDEEDNASGSASASTPATSNSEGGENQATGST, encoded by the exons ATGCTATACCTGCTCAGTGTAATAGGCCCAATCCAGACAGAGGAAAGCCTTTTGTGTGCTCACGTTATAGGATTACACATTTTACAGAGGCTACAGTGTGAAG ACAAGCCTGCCATAGCAcctcctgtgtttgttttccaaaaagaTAAAGCACAGAAG CGATCTGCGGAGGGCTCAAGTGCAGAGGATGGAGAAG attcaGATAAAGACGAGGGGAGCTATTGCCCCCCTGTGAAAAGGGAAAGGACCTCATCGTTCCCACCCCCACATTCTG TTCCCAAGAACAATGTATTCATGCCCTCAAGTTTCTGCCAGTCTCCAACTGGGAACTCTGACTCTGAGCCAG AGGAGAAGCCTGTAGGATTCCGTTTAAAGCCACCAACTCTCATACATGGACAGGCACCAAGTTCAG GCGTCCCAAGTCAGAAACCCAAGGAGCAGCAACGCAGTGTCCTCCGCCCTGCAGTTCTCCAGGCGCCGCCCTCTAAATCACATATAGAGTCCA ATTCCATTTGTGGAACCAACGGTGTGAAAAAGTCCTCAGATGGGGCATCTGTGAACCAGTCCTTCTTCCTGAACAACACAGAGCACTCAGCCACCCTGGCCAAGTCACAG aaacatgaaaatgaggAAGATGGAGCAAGTGGTAACAGAGACGGAGacgaaagagagaagaaagagacagatgtAGCAATATCTTTTGTGTTTGGTCAGAATATTAAAGACAGAGCAAAG ttGGAAGAGAACAGTACAGAAGGCAAGTCAAAGGATGGTGTTCCGCTGGACTCTCAATCAGAGGCCACTAATTATTTCTTACAGTACATCTCTACACCAAG TTCAGAAAATGCCGCAAACAGTACAGACAGTGGGGCAAAATTTGTTTTTGGGCAGAACATGTCTGAACGAGTTCTG AGTCCCCCGAAGGGCGAGTCCtcaaatgaggaaaataaagaagttTCAGCTGCCCCTGCTTCAGAGCCCTCATCACAGGAAACCACACCAGAGAAGG TGAACAGCGTGTCAGAGTCTTTGGAGGAGTCTGCAGCAGCTTACACCAAAGCCACAGCCAAGAAGTGCATCTTAGAGAAAGTTGACGTCAAAACTGGAGAGGAATCAGAAAGCAACGTTTTGCAG ATGCAGTGCAAGTTATATGTTTTTGAGAAGACAGCTCAGTCGTGGATAGAGAGAGGTCGAGGTTTGCTGAGGCTCAACGACATGGCATCAACAGACGACGGCACGCTACAGTCCCGTCTAG TGATGAGGACCCAGGGCAGCCTCCGGTTGATCCTCAACACTAAACTTTGGCCCCAGATGCAGGTGGACAAGGCCAGCGAGAAGAGTGTACGAATCACTGCCATGGACACAGAGGACCAGGGGGTCAAGGTCTTTCTAATATCG gCTAGCTCTAAGGACATAGGTCAACTGGCTGCAGCGTTACATCACCGTATCTTAGCCCTGAAGAGCAGGGCAGAGCAGGAGCCTGAGACCCCAACGACAACCATCCCTGAGGCCGAGGTACCACAGTCTAACGAGGACGACAGCGATGAGGAAGACAATGCCTCTGGCTCAGCTTCAGCCTCCACTCCTGCTACGA GTAattcagagggaggagagaaccAGGCAACAGGAAGCACATAG